The nucleotide sequence acttccttgcaccggccctgggtgttgagttgtggggggagtgaggccaagtgatgatgtcacttcccctcttttatagtttcttcgaGATTGCTGGAAAGATCTATGCTGTGATGTGGGGGTCAGTTagtccccattggtcaagcagtctccattgcataTATGCTCTCTCTGAGAATTCTCCATTGCATACAGTCTCTGGGATAATGGATTCTTTCCTagatgggtgttgatgagccattaacactGCCTAGCTACtccactgttgtacctgaaaggctggttgtgggtgttcccaacctcaaaacatatttcagtaacatataCTGCAATTACAATCCAACAGAATgctaatgttcaacagatcaagacttttaaaatgatacctcgcaaggtatactttgtacgaaacatatcataatcatatcatcacggtgaatatgggggtgccagagtGCTACTatgaggtacagaatgtcacactaTCCCTCAATCTGCCCTTCCTGTAGGAAGCCCCAAACTAGGTTCATCTCCACTTTCTGTTTGTTGCTGGCAGCAGTTACACTGTGGCTGGGATTTGTAGCTTGGGCTAGTAAAGTAGTAAatattagagctagtcaaaatatTTCCAACAGAAGAGCCCTCTCCCTGTCACCACCCCCCAGAAAATGCTGAATCAACAAAATCAAAAAACTTTTGAGATATCATATTAGATTCACTAAAATATTTGACAGCAACATTATCAGAGTATTTCAACAAGgtcaaaacgtttcattttgacttGTATATTATATCATCATTTAGAATTAAATATAAAAGCCAGAGGAAAAAATTGGAAATAGGAAATTTTTGGTTCTACCAaccttttatttccccccctcacgCCAATTTTGCTGCTGAAAAAAGGAATAGAGAAATGGGTCAGAAATAGGTGGATGGGAGGGAATGTTCACCCACAgacaatttttttgtttagaaaacattccatttcaaaggttttctgaaccAAAAACTTTCATTCCCCCCCcaaatacacatatacacacctgTACTCCCTAATTTTCTCTGTCAatgtcaatgggacaactcatggTAGCAAAATTAAGCACATCAGTGAAATATGTGCAGGATTAGGGTCATGATTAAGGCTAtcagtcacggaatccatgacttccaacaacctccgtgacttcagcctgtggtggttgggagctgcagggtcccccaccGCCCATTggggcaaggagctgagaggtACCTCCGCCGCATCTGGtggcccccagagctcccagcctctGGAGGAACCCCCCGAGCTCTCCCGGACACCAGGggaaaccccacagctcccagccactgggggcGGTGGCAGCAgaacccccgagctcctggctgccgGGAGTGGCGGTGGCGGAACCCCTAAGCTCCTGGCCCCCAGAGCTGCGGGTGGCAGAGGtacctgtaacagggtgctggctaggagaaacaagccaggcccctgttagccctgttccagaggaagaagggtattatttgggctggctgaggggccaTGCCCTAATTACCAGAGTGGATCCACCTGCAGGTGTGGGTAGCCAGCCTGCCCTATAAAGCTGGCTAAGAAACAGGAaggagacaggaaagggaggagtgtgggCTCTAGATCCCTGTTGGCTGGGAAGTTCGTAGTCTCCCAGAGTGTTGGTCTCTGTAAATAATAGGTGGTGGGAATGGACACAAACAATAGGACACGGGTGCTGCACTTCAGTTGGTCTCTGATGGCGTTTGTGGAGGGGCTGAGAGCGGGCACTGCTACATGACCCCACAGCTCCAGCTgccgaggggggtgggggaatccttgagctcccagctgccacggcCCCTGGAGCTGCGGGCAGCGGAGgtaccccacagcccccagctgctgcaggtagcTCTTagcccctgcacagctgctccGCCTCAGGCGGTGTGGGGAcctgcagatccccattttgtcatggatatttttagtaaaagtcatggacaggtcatggcttccatgaatttttcttttttgcccgtgacttttactaaaaatattcattACAAAATCATAGCTTAGTCATGATctccagagctggttgaaaaacagaaTAGTTTtgggggaacattttcaaaataatttttaaaagggagattttgtttgtttctttgggggtttttttttgtttgtttttttttggtagaaaatTTTAATCAGAGCTTTTCTGCTTtcaaaaaaatgttcaaaatggaCATGTTTTGGTGTTCTCCTCCCACGCTtccctttttccattttgcttctAGAAAAGAGGAAACACCCCCTGGAATTTGGGGGCTTCATCCCCAAAAcatggaaagtttaaaaaaaccacaacattttcaattttttaaaaaaaggccaaCTTTCAACATAAAAAGTGTCGAAAAAAATTCAACCAGCGCTAATCATGGTGTTTGTTACACAGGAGCTGATTGTTCCTGGCATACGCACTGCTGTTTATTTTTCCCGGGGGGAAGGtgctccgcccctgctccgcACCAAGGCCCCATcaccactccgccccttcccctgaagcCCTACCCTCGGTCCACCTCTTCACGCCCCGCTCCGCCTCCTTCCCCAAGGCACCCGCCTGCCACCGCTctccgtctcctcccctgagGTCCCTGCCCGCCCGCCTCTCTCCAtcctcccccaagcacctcccTCAGCCACCAAACTGCTGATCGGCAGCAGCACGGAACAGTTGTACTGgtgggagctgagcacccacttttttttccctgtggcTGCTTAAGGCCCGGAGCActcacggagttggcgcctatggttccTGGCATGGGAACATTTCCCAGGGCAGAAATCCTCCTTCCCCCTTATTCTATTTGCTTTCCCTCCTTGTCTGTCTAATTATGTGCCCTCCCACCTGCTTCTGTTGCTTAGAGAGGACTAAGTGGGAAAATCAAGGGCTTTTtcttaccacagagaaaagctcCATGTGCCCAACACATGAGCTAATAGACTGCCACCTTAGGTCCCCCTTCAGGAAGCTATTTTAAGTGTGATGCCTAAGTATAAATATGAGTAACTGCAATGCAAGTGCTagggtggggcctgggaggccagggttttgttcccagctctgccacaaaaatTCTTTTCCGGATTTTGAACAATAATTTCCAAATTAGACTGTAAATTTACAGCTACCTACTGTAGGGTGCACCAGCAGTAGAAGTGGCAGGACTTGGCTTTGATGAATAGAGGATCTTTCATTAaggctgctggacacaggcaCTCCCTGAGTGTGCTGTCTAATTTCATCACTAGGGGTCTCCATAAATCTAATCAgctttttgacaaatttttcGTGTCAAAATAATTCATCCAGTTCCAGAgttttctgatctccagtttgttttattcagTGCAACAAAGTAAAGGGGAAACAAATCTGTCCAGAAAGGGAGAGCCTCTGGAATGGAAAGGCAGCAGCTGAGAAGGGCAAATGCAAGCTGAATAGGTGTTATTCAGTGCAGTGTCGCCGGTGCATAGTGTGGGGATCAGGAGAGGAGCTTCACCAGGAATAACCCTGTGAGgactgggaggaggagaagcccagATGGTCCTGGAGTTGTGCCAGCCGCAAAAGGGGCTGGTCCCTTAGCTGTGCCACTTGCACTGGGGGCTGGTCCCTTAATCGGACTGGTTACACTAGGGGCTGGCTGCTTAGCTGTGCCACTTGCACCCGGGGCTGGTCCCTTAGTCGGTTCAGACttgccaggggctgggctgcatGTGGCTGTGGTTATCTTCATGTTGTCTCCGAAGGGCCCTGAATCTCCTTTTAAAAGGTTGCAGGTGGATTCAGTGGCGCAACCCTTCATGGTGGTCTGTATAGGATATGAACCTGCCCCTGGAAAAAGAAGCAGCTGGTCAGTGTCAAGGGACTTTTGTCTCCTTCTGTCGCCATTACCCATAAATCCACACCTCCTGCCCATCTTAAACACTACAGCCTCAGCTTCCTCCTCTGCTCTGTTCCCTGCACTTCCATCTAGGCCTCCCCTTTGCTCCATTCCCCAGAGCTGCATGTAAGCCCTCCATGGCCTTCACTTCTTCGTCTGCTCTGCTTCCCCCTTCTCATCTAGGCCCCAACAACCTCCCCCTCCACGGCTCTGATGCAGGCTCACTGTGtgtccttggacaaatcactggGACTCCAGATCTAAAACCCACTGATGACACCCATTCACCTCAGTGGGCTTTATATTAGTCCCACTCTTCATTGAGCAACGAAACAATTGATGGTTGGTGGCAGGGAGTGGGATCTCTAAGAAAAGAGGCCTTGTGTTAATGAAGGGACCAGGCTGGGACTCATAATATCTGGATTCAattctttgctctgccacagactcccaggttggccttgggcacatcacttaggtgcagatttttcaaaggagtgAAACATAGGCGGCGGTTGAATTTTAATGGGATCTGGGTCCCTTACTCCCCAAACTCCTTTGACGATCCCAGCCTTAATctctccgggcctcagtttcctcatccatacaatggagataataatcGTTCCTTTGACTATTTAGATGGTAAAAGCTGTGGAATGGTGAATGGCTGTGTCTGTGCAGTACCTGGCACAACGGGGGACCCTCccaatctcagtcagggtctgtgcagcacctagcataacAGGGCCCCCAATAGAAGAGATCTAGTACaaggggaaacagacacagaggcTAGCCTGAGGTCACACAATAGGCCAGTTGCTGTCCGGCattagaacccaggtgtctggaGTCCAAGCCCAATCCCTTAGCTACCAGACCAGAGGTGTCGTCTGAGCGGAAATAATAAGAAAGCAAATAACATACCAGAATAAATAAATTCAAGTTACCCATTGTTATGCTTCCAGTCACTGCGATGCAATGGGTCTCAGATCCAGTGCAATCTAAGGTCGCTTCGCTGCATGGCAAGTTAAACACAGAAGAGCAGGCAGGGCAATGCCGACCATTTGGGATTGTGTTTGCTGGGGGCACTGTGAAGAAGCAGAGCAAATGCAGTCAACTTGGGGGATATTCCAGAATAGGCTTCAGGACAGAGAGAGCAGGTTAGGGTTGAACAGCTCAGCCCTACATCCCCCATACAGGAGCTCAGGAGACACTGGACGTAGCAAGGTTAGTGGCATGAGTTTGCAGCACAGACCAATTGAACCATGCCCCATGTGGAATCAGCTGCAGTTTGTGGCAGTCTAGAGCCACATTCACTtaattccacctcttcccccagggaCCCAGTGCTATTCAATGGAGCACCCCCTGCATTCTCAGGGCTCAGTATAACTCACTGCAGCACCCCCTGTGGGGCAGGAGACTGTTCTCAGGGGCTCATTCCAGAAAAGAGGGGTGAAgatgggcagagggggaggagggggaatgaagAGGAAGAATTGGTGTGGGAGTGTTAGCAGGGTGGGGAGATAGCGAGAGGGATACGTACTTGTAACGGAGGCTGTACTGCAGGCATCCCCCACACAACAGGTGGTGCTCTTCCTTATTGCCATTCCCTCCCCAAACCTCGTAACAACAGGGCTGGCTCTGCACTCACTGGACGCCATGCAGGACTTGGTTACCTTCTGTATATCAAATCCCACTGTACAGAAGGAGAAGACCGATGTTTACTCATCAGCTCTGCCACCCTATCCCCATGCTCCTCAAAAAGACGgctgtttcatagattcatagattctaggactggaagggacctcgagaggtcatcgagtccagtcccctgcccacatggcaggaccaaatactgtctagaccatccctgatagacatttatctaacctactcttaaatatctccagagatggagattccacaatgtgTCTTTATCTTTAGTCTACCCAGGCAGAAACTGAAGCATGgagacttgcctgaggtcacagagTCAGTAATAGAACCCTGGAGGCCTGAGTCCTAGTCCacaccctgctccagctcacttGGCCTTTGGGGAAAATGGCGccctgggcgaacttgtattttggcacctCTGGCCCCCGTGGGCACAGTGtctccccattgcccctagccaccatgggctccccatcccccatcaCCTCTGGTCCCAAGGCTTCCCACTCCACCAGggccctgctgcctttccctctcccctcccctccccccagtgcttaatttatattgaaagaggagcacagccccagCAAACCTCGGCACAAATTAAGAACTgtctggagagtggcggc is from Emys orbicularis isolate rEmyOrb1 chromosome 21 unlocalized genomic scaffold, rEmyOrb1.hap1 SUPER_21_unloc_9, whole genome shotgun sequence and encodes:
- the LOC135895084 gene encoding phospholipase A2 inhibitor and Ly6/PLAUR domain-containing protein-like, which produces MKTPLFLCILFALLGLGASLQCEVCNDFGRNCRGSMKTCSSGEDSCGILLLETQIVGFDIQKVTKSCMASSECRASPVVTRFGEGMAIRKSTTCCVGDACSTASVTMPPANTIPNGRHCPACSSVFNLPCSEATLDCTGSETHCIAVTGSITMGAGSYPIQTTMKGCATESTCNLLKGDSGPFGDNMKITTATCSPAPGKSEPTKGPAPGASGTAKQPAPSVTSPIKGPAPSASGTAKGPAPFAAGTTPGPSGLLLLPVLTGLFLVKLLS